In a single window of the Gossypium hirsutum isolate 1008001.06 chromosome A13, Gossypium_hirsutum_v2.1, whole genome shotgun sequence genome:
- the LOC121212297 gene encoding uncharacterized protein has translation MTVPEYEREFVRLSKYARDCVSIEAIMCKKFEDELNEDIRLLVGILELKEFVVLVERACKAEKLAKEKRKVDLVSRDLKKRQLNKSFQSSSKKLREFPTRPKASTGDCLERTKRRNLQGTRSDSTANKGKPQRNLGSGTRNLGSGTSSKGAPSEFVVKPEGRAPTRTYAIRAREEASSLNVMTGTFSIYETPIVALIDPVSTHSYICVKLVSGMNLFIEPTKFILKVSNPLDKYVLVDQVCKNCHLMTRGHYFLANLMLLPFNEFDVILGMDWLTTHDVVVNCGRKFIQLKCENGNVLRVEPDELNGMPAVITSMSTQRCIRKGYEAYLTFVLNTKESELKIESVLVVCEYLDVFPEELSRLPLIREVECGIDLTPVTAPILIAPYRMAPI, from the exons ATGACAGTTCCtgagtatgagcgtgagtttgtgaggcttagcaaatacgctcgggattGTGTATCTATTGAAGCCATCATGTGTAAAAAATTTGAGGACGAGTTGAACGAAGACATTCGATTGTTGGTTGGCATCCTCGAGTTGAAGGAGTTTGTAGTCTTGGTTGAAAGAGCATGCAAGGCCGAAAAATTGGCCAAAGAAAAGCGGAAAGTTGATTTGGTGTCTCGAGACTTGAAGAAGAGGCAACTGAACAAATCTTTTCAATCTTCATCTAAGAAGTTGAGAGAGTTTCCTACTCGACCTAAAGCCTCTACCGG GGACTGCCTCGAGAGGACGAAAAGAAGAAATCTCCAAGGAACAAGGTCTGATAGTACTGCTAATAAGGGAAAACCTCAAAGGAATCTGGGTAGTGGAACGAGGAATCTGGGTAGTGGAACGAGTAGTAAAGGTGCTCCTAGCGAGTTTGTTGTGAAACCCGAGGGTAGGGCACCTACAAGGACCTATGCCATTCGCGCTCGAGAAGAGGCCTCATCTCTTAACGTAATgacgggtacattttctatctatgaAACTCctattgttgctttgattgatccggtgTCTACCCATTCGTATATTTGCGTGAAGTTGGTGTCTGGTATGAACTTGTTTATTGAACCTACTAAATTCATACTAaaggtgtcaaacccattagacaagtatgtgttagttgatcaAGTGTGTAAAAATTGCCATTTAATGACTAGAGGTCATTATTTCCTTGCTAATCTTATGCTATTACcattcaatgaatttgatgtaattcttggtatggattggttgaccactcATGATGTGGTAGTGAATTGTGGAAGAAAGTTTATTCAACTGAAATGTGAGAATGGtaatgttcttcgagttgaacCAGATGAATTAAATGGCATGCCTGCAGTGATTACTTCCATGTCTACTCAGAGATGTAtaagaaaagggtacgaagcttACCTCACCTTTGTGCTGAACACTAAAGAGTCTGAGTTAAAGATTGAGTCGGTACTAGTAGTATGTGAATAtttggatgtgtttccagaagaattgtctaGGTTACCTCTTATTAGGGAAGTGGAGTGTGGCATTGATTTGACTCCTGTTACTGCGCCTATTTTGATTGCCCCGTATAGGATGGCCCCAATataa